In Thermoanaerobaculia bacterium, one genomic interval encodes:
- a CDS encoding type II toxin-antitoxin system PemK/MazF family toxin: MKRGEIWWTSLGKPRGSAPGYRRPVLVLQSDDFNESRIRTVVAAAITSNVALGRAPGNVVVRPRESGLEKESVVNVSQIVTIDKSALEERAGALSARTIEEVEDGVRLVLGL; this comes from the coding sequence ATGAAGCGCGGCGAGATCTGGTGGACGTCCCTCGGCAAGCCGAGAGGATCGGCGCCGGGATACCGCCGTCCCGTCCTGGTTCTTCAGTCCGACGACTTCAACGAAAGCCGCATCCGGACGGTGGTTGCCGCGGCGATCACGTCCAACGTCGCGCTCGGCCGCGCCCCCGGCAACGTCGTCGTTCGACCTCGCGAGAGCGGTCTCGAAAAGGAATCGGTGGTCAACGTCTCCCAGATCGTCACGATCGACAAATCGGCGCTGGAGGAGCGGGCCGGCGCCCTCTCCGCGCGGACGATCGAGGAGGTCGAAGACGGGGTCCGGCTCGTGCTGGGCCTCTGA
- a CDS encoding ChpI protein — protein sequence MKTAVSVPDRLFKAADRASKKLGVSRSELYSTALEDYLRRHPAMSVRERLDEVYGHEPSALDPALEELQRRALRKKER from the coding sequence ATGAAGACGGCCGTTTCCGTCCCGGACCGCCTCTTCAAGGCGGCAGACCGGGCGTCGAAGAAGCTCGGCGTTTCGCGGAGTGAGCTCTACTCCACCGCACTCGAGGACTACCTCCGAAGGCATCCCGCCATGAGCGTTCGCGAGAGGCTGGACGAAGTCTACGGTCACGAACCTTCTGCCCTCGATCCGGCGCTGGAGGAGCTGCAGCGAAGGGCCCTTCGCAAGAAAGAACGCTGA